A stretch of Camelina sativa cultivar DH55 chromosome 18, Cs, whole genome shotgun sequence DNA encodes these proteins:
- the LOC104762947 gene encoding uncharacterized protein LOC104762947, which translates to MGASDSTLQGNGSGDVITTISHRSEVVDPILENLKSLSVSRPILKSPPTESSLTDILVRKALSSSSSNTVDPQILVELFSIYREWQESKAQQITNTQEDIENKIEVADALATKLLQRFNHSVSAMRTTS; encoded by the exons ATGGGGGCATCAGATTCAACTCTGCAG GGAAATGGAAGTGGAGATGTGATAACGACCATCTCGCATCGATCCGAAGTAGTGGATCCCATTCTCGAGAATCTTAAATCCCTCTCTGTT AGTAGGCCAATATTGAAGTCGCCTCCCACGGAAAGTAGCTTAACGGACATCTTAGTGAGAAAAGCTCTATCGAGTTCATCTTCCA ATACGGTGGATCCTCAAATACTTGTAGAGCTCTTCTCCATTTACCGAGAATGGCAAGAGTCCAAGGCTCAACAAATCACCAATACACAG GAAGATATAGAAAACAAGATCGAAGTGGCAGATGCTTTGGCGACTAAACTTTTACAGCGGTTCAACCACTCTGTTTCTGCTATGCGGACAACTTCCTAG
- the LOC104762946 gene encoding GDP-mannose 4,6 dehydratase 1-like, which produces MASQDRSPPNGDSNNTAQPLKIALVTGITGQDGSYLTEFLLAKGYQVHGLIRRSSNFNTQRINHIYVDPHNANKARMKLHYADLSDASSLRRWLDVIKPDEVYNLAAQSHVAVSFEIPDYTADVVATGALRLLEAVRSHNIDNGRSIKYYQAGSSEMFGSTPPPQSETTPFHPRSPYAASKCAAHWYTVNYREAYGLYACNGILFNHESPRRGENFVTRKITRALGRIKVGLQTKLFLGNIQASRDWGFAGDYVEAMWLMLQQEKPDDYVVATEESHTVEEFLAVSFGYVGLNWKDHVEIDKKYFRPTEVDNLKGDASKAKEMLGWKPQVGFEKLVKMMVDEDLELAKREKVLVDAGYMDAKQQP; this is translated from the coding sequence ATGGCGTCACAAGACAGATCTCCTCCTAACGGCGATTCCAACAATACTGCCCAGCCGTTGAAGATTGCCTTGGTCACCGGTATCACCGGCCAGGATGGATCATACCTCACCGAGTTCCTACTCGCCAAAGGCTACCAAGTTCACGGCCTCATCCGACGTTCCTCCAATTTCAACACTCAGCGCATCAACCATATCTACGTCGATCCCCACAATGCCAACAAAGCTCGCATGAAGCTCCACTACGCTGATCTCTCCGATGCTTCCTCTCTCCGCCGTTGGCTCGACGTCATAAAGCCTGACGAGGTCTACAACCTTGCTGCTCAGTCCCACGTTGCCGTCTCCTTCGAGATCCCTGACTACACTGCTGATGTCGTCGCTACTGGAGCTCTCCGCCTCCTTGAGGCTGTCAGATCTCACAACATTGACAACGGCCGCTCCATCAAGTACTACCAGGCCGGCTCCTCCGAGATGTTCGGCtctactcctcctcctcagTCCGAGACCACTCCCTTTCATCCCAGATCTCCCTACGCAGCCTCCAAATGCGCCGCTCACTGGTACACCGTCAACTACCGAGAGGCCTATGGTCTGTACGCCTGCAACGGAATCCTCTTCAACCACGAGTCACCTCGCCGGGGTGAGAACTTCGTCACTCGGAAGATCACCCGGGCCTTGGGAAGGATCAAGGTTGGATTGCAGACGAAGCTCTTCCTCGGGAATATACAAGCTTCAAGAGACTGGGGCTTCGCAGGAGACTACGTCGAGGCAATGTGGCTGATGCTGCAGCAGGAGAAACCAGATGACTACGTCGTGGCAACTGAGGAATCACACACCGTCGAGGAGTTTCTGGCGGTGTCTTTCGGGTACGTCGGGCTCAACTGGAAAGACCACGTCGAGATTGACAAGAAGTACTTCCGGCCAACGGAGGTGGACAATCTCAAAGGAGACGCAAGCAAGGCAAAGGAGATGCTGGGGTGGAAGCCTCAAGTAGGGTTCGAGAAGCTGGTCAAGATGATGGTGGACGAAGACCTTGAGCTGGCCAAGAGGGAGAAAGTGCTCGTCGACGCTGGCTACATGGACGCTAAGCAGCAACCTTGA